AGAGCAGCTACAAGGAGTCCCACCATCAAACCTGCCATGATCATGATTATTTTATTTTTACTAAGGTTGTAATGAGTTTTATAATGATTCATAAATATCACTTATTATCCATTTTTAGGAGCAATCTCTTTATATTTTCCAAAGAGCCATTAAGAACTTCAATTTCTGTTTCAGTTAAATTCAAAATATTTTCTTTGATATTTTTCTCTACAGCTTTACGTCCTTCAATCAAAAAGTTCTTACCTTCTTCAGTTATTTCAATTTTAACTATTCTCCTATCCTCTTTACTTCGTGATCTTTTGACATTTCCATCTTTGACCATTCTATCAATTAAAGAAGTCATATTAGGTTTAGATATAAAAAGCATTTTGCCCATTTCAGATATTGGCAATGAACCAACATGAATTAAAATTCCAAGTACTTGATAATATCCGGTGGGTTTACTGTATTTTGAATGCTTTTCATGATTAATTGATGTTTTTATTTTTCTGTAAAACAGAGGATAATAAATTAAGATATTATCCACCATTTTTTCAAATTCTTTTTCTTGCATATTTTCCACTTGAATCTGATTTATAAATGATTTTCATCGTAAATAATGCTTGTTTCATTGAATCTGCACACAAGTCCCTCTCCGAAAAATGTTTGTTCTGATTTTCCACTCAATTTACCTTCCAGAATTTCAGAAACACCATCTATTAATTCATTTAAAATCGTTTTATCAATGGGAGTTTTGCCGTGTCCAGGTAATATTTTATTATACTCTTCCTCAAATGAACATACATGCACAATGCTGTCAAAATATGTACTTAACAGAAGAGACGTATCAAGATGCATCAAAACTGGCGCAGTTTGTACAGAATCACCTGAAAACAGCAGTTCATTTTCCCCGTCCAGTAAACAAATACTGCCAGGAGTATGTCCCGGCACTGCTATAACCTTCAGGTCCCTTTTACCCAACTCAAACACATCTCCCTCTTTAATTGTTGAAACATTGCCTAATTCTGCGTTGATCCATTTCTCCTTAGAGAAATCTGCAGGATGTTGGTCTTTAAAACGGTTCTCAAAAAGTTGACTGCGTGTTTGCTTATTATAAAATGCATTTAACATGCCTTTATCTTCATTTGAAATAGAGAGATCACTAAACTGGAATGCACCACACACATGATCCGGATGTCCATGGGTAATTACAACTTTTACAGGCAGTGATGTGATTGATTGAACCAGTTCTGCTAAATTGCCAATCCCCCAGCAGGTATCAATTAAAAGAGCTTTTTTTTCACCTTCAACTAAATAACATGCCACCTGTGTTTTGTCATGAATGGCCCATGTTTTGTCTGCAACCTTTTTCACTTTAAACCAATCTTCCATGTTTTTTCTCCATTTAGTTAATTTTTATAATAGTTATATTTTTAGAACTATTATAATAATATAATTATTATGTATTTAAATGCTTCGAAATTCTAGGACTTTTAAAAAGCTGTCAAACTGGAAACCTACTAAAGTTTCAGTTTAATAAAAGTCCAAAAATCATAGCTTTTTGACAGGTTTTTTAAGATTTATATCCCTAAAAAGCAGGGTTTGATGACTTTTAAAAAGTTACAAATTTTTCAGATACAGTATTTTAAACTTAGAAAACAGAGAAATTCATTTAAAACAAGAAATTTATACAAATAGCAAGTTAAACGTACTAAAAATTCATTTTGAAAAGAAAAAGAAGATAATTTCCTCTTATTTAAAATTAACAGGAAATATTTAGTTTAATAAAAATTTTTTATTACATAGCACCTGCATTTTTAACTCCCAGGAATTTCCTGAATATCTGGGAAAGCGCAAATGAACACAGGAAGTACCAACCAAACCATGAAACTGCAAGTGGTCCAAGTGGTACATGGACATAGCTTAGTGGAATTGCATGCCATAGTGGAACTAAAAGCACATAATAAGCAAATGAAGGTAAGTTAACCGCAACCTGGTTCAATAACGGTGATTGAAACATCCAGTAATATATAATAAGTATTGGAACCCATGTCACTATCATTGGTTTAAAAGACATGAACATCATCTCTTTTTGAAGACCCATGAACTCCATCTGCTTTTTTTGCATTTTCGCCAGCGC
This genomic window from Methanobacterium sp. contains:
- a CDS encoding MarR family transcriptional regulator; amino-acid sequence: MQEKEFEKMVDNILIYYPLFYRKIKTSINHEKHSKYSKPTGYYQVLGILIHVGSLPISEMGKMLFISKPNMTSLIDRMVKDGNVKRSRSKEDRRIVKIEITEEGKNFLIEGRKAVEKNIKENILNLTETEIEVLNGSLENIKRLLLKMDNK
- a CDS encoding MBL fold metallo-hydrolase is translated as MEDWFKVKKVADKTWAIHDKTQVACYLVEGEKKALLIDTCWGIGNLAELVQSITSLPVKVVITHGHPDHVCGAFQFSDLSISNEDKGMLNAFYNKQTRSQLFENRFKDQHPADFSKEKWINAELGNVSTIKEGDVFELGKRDLKVIAVPGHTPGSICLLDGENELLFSGDSVQTAPVLMHLDTSLLLSTYFDSIVHVCSFEEEYNKILPGHGKTPIDKTILNELIDGVSEILEGKLSGKSEQTFFGEGLVCRFNETSIIYDENHL
- a CDS encoding EMC3/TMCO1 family protein; protein product: MVFESVFNALNPVFNPIVNTFGPILTIFLIAAVVALITTVATKLLVNQDRLAFLQKEMKEFNQEMVAARNSNDPEALAKMQKKQMEFMGLQKEMMFMSFKPMIVTWVPILIIYYWMFQSPLLNQVAVNLPSFAYYVLLVPLWHAIPLSYVHVPLGPLAVSWFGWYFLCSFALSQIFRKFLGVKNAGAM